TAAAAGCAAAGAAGAACTAAAAGCAAATAAAAATCAAAGATTAGAACAAATTGACGCTAACATTAGAAAAACTGGAAAATTCTTTGATGAAGTATATCCCAAAAAACAAAAAGCAGTATTATCACAAATTTTATATTTAACTGGAAATAGTGGTATATGGAAAATTGGTATTGATGAACTTGCAAAATTGGCTAAAGTTTCACGAACAACTGCTAAAACTGTAATTTCAAAAATAAAAAATGATATTGAAACAAATGAAATTATCATTGGTCATTTAAGTTGTACGCATAAATATATTTTAGTTGATATGAAACATATAAATTTTAAAGATATTATGACTACTGTTTTTTCTTTAAACGACCACCAATTCGACCATCAATTTGGCCACCAATTTGGCCACCCTGAAGGTGCTGAAAACGTTGATATATCAAGCCTGAATGAAGAAAAATCAAGTCTTAAAGGTTTTAAAGGTTTTAAATCTTTTAAAAAACAAGCTATTAAAAATAATAATATATCTATAAGCGAATCTGAAAAAATGGCAATAAGGGAAGAAATAGAAAATCAAGAATTTGAATCACCTGAAGAACAACGTAAGCAATTAGAACACTATGCAACAAATAAATATCAACTAAGATTCTATGATTTTATTCAACTTATGAAAGAACAATACCCTAAATTAGTATCAGACAACGCATATAAGCTATCTTTACGCATTGGTTCAGATTGTACTATAGAACGATTTTATGAAGCTAAGAACGTGCTTCAACGCCTTGTAATGGATATTCATGAAGGATTACAAGTTGATAATATCGTTGCAACGTTTACTGGTGCATTATTGAAACATGAATCATATCCTAAAATTCCAAAAAAAGAAGTTGCTGCAAGACATGAACCGCCTAAATGTGTACTTTACAATTGGTTAGATAAAGCACCAAAAGGCGTTGTAAAGCCTTCTAATGAATCAACTAGCAATAATACTAAGGTTGCACATAAAACCGATTATGAAGCGAAATTAAAAGAAATTAAGGCTAAATTAGGTATGTAAATTAGGTATGTAATGGGAGGATTACTTAAAATGAAAAGCAATGAATCAATAAATATAAAAGATAAAGTCTTTATAAGAACTATTGATTTACTAGATAAAGACACTAGAATATTGAAGGATATTCAATATAATCATTGTGATTTGAAAAATATGGATATTAAGGATAGAACTTTTTATGAATTAACTTCACAATTTCATTTTCATAGTGTAATTGCATACTGCAATGTACTAAATATAGATAGCGATAAGTATTTAAAAACTGTAAATTTACCGCTTTTTTATGAGAATATATTTACCGAATTTGAATTAAAGGACACTGAAGTTTTTTATAATGAGCGTATTCAAAATGATAAATTTTACATTGATAGAGAATTACATAAAAAAGAAGGGTATTTTTATAAAATTATATGTGAATTGATAAAAAAATAAAAGGTAGCAAATAAATGCTACCCTTCACAGCTTAAAATTAACGGATACTATAGTTATAGGCAATTGATTCAAAAATGTAAAATAAATTATGCAGCTTTATAGGTATTAGCTTTATATTTTATTGTGATATTGTTTTTATCCATCAAATTTTTTAAGGCTGCTGCATTGATTGAACCATTTTTTTCAATTTCACTAAATAATTTTTCTTTAGCACTCATATGTTGTGCAATTTCTTCAGGTTCTTTAATTAGAACATATAAGAATACGCCTTTTTTAAGTGGAATAGTTTTAATATCATAGCCTTCTTTGTATAACTGACCTAAATAACCGCCATATCTCAAAGAAGTTTTAGATAATTGTACATTAGTAATGCCATTTTTGTTATATCTTAATAAATTTAAAATTTGCTCTTTTTTACTCATAATTTTTAATCTCCTAATTTTCAATGTTGAATATGATTTCTACTTAGGTTATAGGCAATGCTACACAAAAAGTAAAATATTTCACTGCTGAAAAATAAGCCATGAAATATTAGTACAAAAGTAGGGAGCGTTAAAATTGACGTTTCCTAAAATAAGGAAAAACCACTCGGACAATTGTTCCGAACGGTTATTAAAACTACCATTTTAATGATAGAAAATTAGTAAAAAATGTAGCAAAATTTTTTTCAAGTAAAAATTGTAGATGATATAAGTAAAAAATGTGGTAGTAAAATTTGTAGTAGTAAAAAGTGGGCAAACTACTTTTCTATAAGTAAAAAAGTTAGCAAAATCCTTTTACACTTTCTATTGTCTTGCCTATAACTCTATTAGAAAAAGAGAAAGAGGGAAAGATAAAATGAAAGATGAATTAAAGGTTATTCATGAGCAAATAATTTTAGGAAAAAATTTTAAAGTTTACGGTGATTTTGAAAATCCTTTATTCCTAGCGAAAGATGTTGCTGAATGGATTGATTATGATACATCAAGTTTAAATAAGATGTTAAATAATGTAGATGAAGATGAAAAAATTCAAAAGAATACTCGGAACATTGTTCCGACTAAAGGTAATCCTTTAAAATGGTTCTTAACTGAAGATGGATTATATGAGGTATTAATGCAATCACGTAAACCAATTGCTAAGGCATTTAAGAAACAAGTAAAAGAAATTTTGAAAACCATTCGTAAAAGGGGTATTCATATGACAGATAAAAAAATTGATGATTTTTTAGATAACCCTGACTTATTAATAGATTTATTATTACAAGCTGGTGAACAATTAAAAAAATCAAAAATAAAAACCAGTGATTTAAAATAAAATAAATATTTTAGAATTTTGAGTGGTGTTCATTTTGAGCGTCACTCAATTTTTTTAGTAAAAAATGTAGCAAACTACTTTTCTATTAGTAAAATTTGTAGATGTTACAAGTAAAATTTGTAGTAGAAAAAAATGTAGCAAGTTACCTTTCTATAAGTAAAAAAGTGGGCAAAATCCATTATTCCTAGCGAAAGATGTTGCTGAATGGATTGAATATGATGTTAAAAATACTTATCGACTTTTAAATAGTGTTGATGATGATGAAAAAACGAAAAAAAGCACCCACACAATCGGTGGAACCCAAGAATCATGGTTCTTAACTGAAGATGGATTATATGAAGTATTAATGCAGTCACGTAAACCAATTGCTAAAAATATGCGGTTATTAGCTTTTCAATGATGTCTTTACGACACTTTAGCATTAAACGCCATTTAAATCCTTTTTAAGCGTTTTTATCGTCATCATGACAAATACTATTAAAATACTTTTTAAACGTCACATATGCAACGCTAATAGGTATTTTTTTAGCGATATTGAAATTTTTATACATATCTGCTTAATAAGCGGTGTTTTTTTTATTTTCACGACTATTACTATTATTCTGCCACAAGTGGTAGAAAATAAAAAGGGTGGCTACAATATAGCCACCTCTTAGAATTACATATTATTTTTCAAATACTTTTCTTCTCTTAACTTTTCTTCATTAGAACGTCTATCAATGCCGAAATATTCAATTGATATTCTATTCAATAGAATACACCTTGCTTCAGGCTCTAATTTGTTAATTTCTTTTCTAATTGCTTCAAATGCTTCATTAATGCTCATTGTGCTTCAATCCTTTCTAATTATCGAGCGAATAACGCTCATTATTTGAAGCGTTCTATATATATAAATCTTAAAAAGGATTATCAATGATATACATATTATAGCAAAGTTAGAAATTTGATTCTAGTTTTATATAGATTAAATAATCAATTCTCTAACAGTATATAAAATGGATAACTATTTTTATATAAGATAATATCCAAAAAATATACTAATTAAAGTATATAAAATGGATAAATTATTTATATAGAATATATATCCAAAAAATATACTTGTTTATTGTAAATTTGGTGGAATAAAATTTTACCGCCAAAATTTTTTTATTTTTTTTCTATTATTGTTTTACATTTTCTGTAGAAATGCCTATAACCTTAGTAACGACCAATTTCATAACAGGTGAAGAAGGTTAGAGCATAAACCTAGTACACCATTATCAAAAGCTAACTAAATAGGTTAAGTCAAGCCGCTGCAAAACTGATAAACACACTGATATGTAATGATATTGGAGCATGAGTTTATCGCTTATATGTCGTTTATAAGCTGACTGTATGATAAATATATCATATCAATAGGGAATAGAGATTGCGTCATATCCTAGATGAATAGACATCTAAACATTCGGCAAGGGTTGGAGATAACTAACAGTAGTTGCATTAGTGATTACTGATTAGGCTTAACAAGTAATGAGTACACAAGGCTTGAATGAGTGTACACCTTCTAAAGTGTTGTTAAGTGTTTCAAGTAATATTAGGGAACTTATGTAATTAATTACATATTAAACATTAATAATATCTATAAAATAATTAAATAATTAATGTGAACAAACGTTAGTTTGTGAACAAAGGACATACGCTAGTATGTACTTAAAAATATATATTAATAATTATATATAATGGTGTAAGTAATTTTTGTAGTAGTAATTATTTATATTATAGATTTTTCTACATTTTTTACTTGTAAGTAAAATTTGTCGCTATATAAGTAAATCTACATTTTTTACTTATTTTTTTTTACTTATTTTGCACAATTGCCTATAACCTTAGTGTAATGAAAAAACACAAGATATAGGAGATTGATAAAAATGGATTTAAAAAATATAGACTATAAAACAAAAGAAAATGCCATGTTATTTTGGCTTAATGGTAAAGTATCATTATTTCAAGATGATGAAACAAATTTAAAAATATTAGAAGTAGCACAAGCAACCATTAAAAATAAGAATTACAAGCCACATGAAAGTTATGAAAATGAAGTATTAGCACTTTATAAATATGAACCTTCACAAGTGCTGCAAATGATTAAAGATAACAATTACCCTGAAGGATTTAAAGAAAATATAATCAATGAATACTATAAAGGCACTGAAAGCACTGAAAAGCCATATATAGTGGTTGAAGAAAGTAAAGAACTTAAATCATTTGAGTTTGATGTATTTCATGGATTCCCTGAAGTAAAGCAAGTAAAAAATGTAGAAGTAAAAAATGTAGAAGTAAAAAATGTAGAAGTAAAAAATGTAGAAGAAAAAAATGTAGAAGAAAAAAATGTAGAAGAAAAAAATGTAGAAGAAAAAAATGTAGAAACACGCTCAATAACTAAACCTGAAAATAATAGTTTAAAAGGCTTTCCAGTAGCTTTAAATGATGAACCTGAACAAATACAAGCAAATGAATTAAAAACCGTTACAAAGCCACCTGAAGCCTATTTAAAAGCAAATGAACATAATTCATTTAACATAGAAAGCTACTTAGAAGACTATTTGAATGGCTCTAATGAAGTTTATTTATTGAAGAAAGAAAAAGAACAAATTAAAAATGATTTAAAAGATTTGAAACTTGATAAAAGACAACCTAACAGAAAAGTTGGATTAGATAAAATTAAAGACATAATAAAAGATAATAACCTTCCATTTGAAATCAATAATGGTCGAGCAACAATAGACGGAAAACAACAATCAGTATGGATATTAAAGAGGATTTCATAATCCTTTTTTGTATTCACTTGTAAAAGAGTAGGACTTTTTAATCATTTTTGCTAAAAAAGCGATAAAAACACCTTAGTTATCGACACTAATAGTGTAGGAAATTAAATAACACAAATGTGTATAAATTGTGAACAAAATAAAAATTTTTTAAAAAAGTTTACTAAAAACGTGTCCGAAACACCTTAGTTATCGACACTATTAGTGTAGGATAAAAATAATATTATGAGGGCATTTGCTCTCACCAAAATACATTAATGGAATAAAAAATGTATAAAAAATTAAATAGTTGTTGAATATCGAAAAATGACATTGCGTCATTTCTAAGTATTTATGAAGTGGTGGAACACTTATAGATACTGTCTTTTCAAAATTGATAGCATATAGACTTATGTTTTTTGTTGTCTAATAACATTTGTAATTTGTACAGTAGTAGCTTAATTGCTATTACTGTTTTTTTATTTTCTCCAAAGTTACAAATTTGTGTTACATCATATTTACCCTTTCAAAATATGTTTTTCTTTTTCGATTTAATCCTC
This window of the Rummeliibacillus pycnus genome carries:
- a CDS encoding BRO-N domain-containing protein is translated as MKDELKVIHEQIILGKNFKVYGDFENPLFLAKDVAEWIDYDTSSLNKMLNNVDEDEKIQKNTRNIVPTKGNPLKWFLTEDGLYEVLMQSRKPIAKAFKKQVKEILKTIRKRGIHMTDKKIDDFLDNPDLLIDLLLQAGEQLKKSKIKTSDLK